Within Triticum dicoccoides isolate Atlit2015 ecotype Zavitan chromosome 1B, WEW_v2.0, whole genome shotgun sequence, the genomic segment GGCACTGACTATTGAGTGACATCCCTTGTCCTGTGTGTTTAGTGAGTGGATGGGAAAGGGTACTGGCTTTAAGCATTTGGATTCAATATGCTGCAGTTAGGGATATATTGATTTAATGATGTTAGATGGGTGATGTAGTGTTCCTTTTTTGTGTTATGTTTCACAAACTGACTGGACAACTTCACAAGTAAATTGTAACACATATCTGGTTGTTGTTTCATTCTGAAAGGCCGGCATCCTTTTTGAAGTCTTGAACAAGCAAGTCTCACTTTTATACCTTAACCTTTATCTGCATATCTGGATGCAGTCACTCATTTCAATTATAATTTTAGTGGTGATCCTCGTGTCTTGAATTTAGAATTTCTGCTTATCTTAATACACATCTCTTTTGCAGTGCCTTTATGATTGGTGATAACAAACTATTGACAAATGCACATTGCGTTGAACATGACACCCAGGTGCTTACTTAATTAGACATACCTATgaatttcttttttttattttataaCAGAGTTTTGGATCCACATTTTTGTATATACCTTCTTTTGAATAAGCGTTGCTTCCTAACATTCTTCTTAGGCAGAACAATCAATTATGTCACTGATTTTAGTTTGAATGACCTGTAAGTTGTCCCGAAACCTGGCTAAAAAAAATCTTATATTCTTATTTAGCTGGGTGTACTATCCACATGATCACATCATAGCATGGGATGTAAACAGAATGAAGCTAATTTCAGCTCTGAGGCGCTCCAGTAATGCAAGAACTGCACCAACTTGGCTAAAATCTTGTCGTGGCTCTAAAACTGTGAAGTTTCAGTTCAACCATTAACATGTATTTTGACTCTAAATTGCTTTCTCTGAAATTTTTGGGATTATTTAGTTTTGGAGTTTTGAATAACCAGTACGGATTAGAGTAGACTAATTCAAAAGTTCTGACAATAATTCAATATGTTGTACCATTTGTTTTTGGCGGCTAATGATTTAGTTATGCCATTTACAATATTAAACTAAGTCTTCTTTTATATACAGATTAAAGTAAAGCGAAGAGGAGATGACAAAAAGTACGTCGCCAAGGTACTCTCCCTACGACTATGCTGCTTTATCGACATTTTATCCAAAAGTGTGCTCACATAATCTGGATTACCTGAACATCGGCACATGCTTAGAGCGTTCTTATATAAGACACTCCCTCACCAATGAGTAAACCTCTTACTCCTGAATCCTGCTGTTACTGTTATGTTCTCTTGCGCATATCAAATCTGGCTTGCCAATTTTTTTGATTGGCCACATTCCTCTAGATTGGTAAGGTCTGAGTCTCTACAGTAGGCACATAGGATTGCTTACAAATCTAAAGAGAAAATAATAAGTTCATCGGATGATGATTTGATTGTCTAACATTTGGAAAGGTTTGCTACTAGTTAATGTTACTAATATCTTTTGAAATACGATTTTTGGTTATTAGTTGCAACTTTAATTAACTTCTTCCAAAATCTGGTTTGGTTGTCTGATTAAGTAGTTTACAGGTCTTAGCTAGAGGCACAGAATGTGATCTTGCGATGCTCTCTGTCGAGAATGAAGAGTTCTGGCGAGGTACAGAACCACTTCAACTTGGTCGTTTGCCATGTCTTCAGGTAATTAACTATGTAACGTTCGAATGTACCATGTACTTACTGAAAAAGTGACAGTAGCGTCAAATGAACCAGGCCTtcgttattactccctccgtcccgaaatacttgtcatcaaaatgaataaaaaggaatgtatctagacgtattttagttttagatacatccttttttgttcattttgatgacaagtattttcggacggagggagtactatttgtaGTTACATTTGTAAAGATATGTACAATACTGGGTTGATATTGAGTGATATATCATTTTTCCATTTCTTTTGCCATCTGACATTGTTCTGATGGTTTATCTCAGGATTCAGTAACTGTTGTCGGGTATCCTCTTGGTGGAGACACTATATCTGTGACAAAAGGCGTTGTATCACGCATTGAGGTGCTATCTCTTGGCTCATTAAGTTTTCTTTACATTGCACTTTTTGAAAGGACTCTTCCCCTAACAAGGAGAAAAGTGATGGTGTTTCATGCATACAATGATTGCCCTATTTCTCAGCTATCCAAAAAGTCCTCGACTCCTTGTATGTTTGTATAGCTGTTCGATAGCTAATACTCTCTTTTTCTCCAGCGCATGTTTCTAGGATGTGGAAACAAATTAGACTGCTTTCCATGATAGTTATCAACATGTCTTTCTGGAATAGTTGCTCACGAGTTTTTGTTGCTGTCAGAAAACGACCCTCATCTTCTAACATTAGCTAAATAGTTTTAACTAGTTTGGTAGGTAAGTAGTTATCAGTTACTCCGTCTGTCTCCAAATATTAGGCTTATAATTACAGTAGCTTCGTTTCAAAAGGTCAACTGTACTATTCTCTTGGTCTCATGACCTTGTTTGACCAAAATTCGTATATGCCTTATGAAACAAACGAAGGGGGTGCAAAATAGAGGTCATTCTGTTCCATGCCACTCACCGAAGTTACAGTAAATTCAGAATTATTTCAGAGGTGTATATTGATATTCGCATTTAATATTGCTTTACTATAGTTGCACTTATACTATTTTACCTTTGGAATAGCCCAGGTCACACCATATGCGCATGGAACATCAGATCTTCTTGGGGTTCAAATTGATGCAGCAATAAACGCAGGTTTGCTTTTACCTTGAACTTGTGATTTGCTTTAGGAAGggctttcctctcttttttttttgaagaGGGCATATTAAGCATCGATATTGTATTTGGTATTGTTTGCTTTCTGGCAGGAAACAGTGGTGGACCGGCTTTTAATGAGCAAGGGGAATGCATTGGAGTAGCATTTCAGGTACTTTCACTGATTACTTGCTTACATAGCTGATGTGTGGAACTGTGGATATAAGTGATGTACTCCCTCAGTTCTAaaatacttgtcgtggttttatTAGCCATGTAATATCCCTGTTGTATAAGGGTTTATCTGCATATTTAGTTATTTACCACACCAGTATGTGTGTCAGTGTGAGTACATACGGTCTATGGCCTCATGGAAATACAAGTTTAATGTTTCCTCAGATGGTATCAGAGGCATAAGGTCTCAAGTTCAAGAGGTAGCCACCGTGCTATTAATAAAAATAGTTGCGGCTTCCATCTAGACATGAGGGGAAGTGTTTTGGTTTTGGGTTCAGAAAATTCCAGGTTATATGGCTTTGCTGTATCAACTCAGATCAGATTTACTTAATCATGGATTAGAATTGCATCATTTAACATTTTTGTAAGCGATGACCACTTTGCTTTTCTACTCAAATAAAAGACTATCTTTCCCAAAGTTTTTATTAGCAAGCCTGAAAGATACACTCAAAGCCCTGTTAATGCGTAATTTTGATGAACATCAAATGGTTAAGTACATTTGGTATGAATGTACTTACCCAGATATGTGTCTGCACTGTTGAATGTTTATCTTGTATTTCTATTCCCTTTCTTCATGCTGTCTTTTGTTTAGGTGTTCAGGTCAGATGAAGCTGAAAATATTGGATATGTTATTCCAACCACAGTTGTATCCCATTTCTTGAATGACTATCGGAAAAATGGAAAATACACAGGTAACGTACATATATCTTTGGAAACAAAACCAAAAACTGTGCCTTAAGTACTTAATTATACATTGACATATAACTTATTACAGTCTGTTCATTTGCTTGCAAAATTTGTTTGGTCGGGCTCCCTGTTAAACTTTAGCGTTGTATTAATTTTGGCATTTTTCTGAAGCCTTTTTCACCCCCTAAATATATTTACAAGTTTTTCGTAATGTGTACTCACCGAACATGCATTCATTAGTAAAACTGTGTGATGACTGATAAGATGCTTGTTTTCGGAGGGTGAAGTTGCTGTTGTATGTTCAAGTTGATGTCCTCAATGTGTTCAGACATTATGCAGGATTTCCTTGCCTGGGCGTCCTACTTCAGAAATTGGAAAACCCAGCACTGCGTGAAAGCTTGAAGGTGCCTTCAAGTGAGGTATGCTATCAATATGTGTTCAGCTTCAGCTTGTGGATATGGAGATTTATTAGAGATTTTCGAACAAACTCTCATACACAGAAAGGCACATGTATTTCCATATGGTTTAGCCAGTAGTTTCTGGTGAGATCCATGTCATTGACGGCAGCACTTTGTATCGTGTCTACTGTCTAAATGCAGATGTACATCTGTATTAGCAGAGAGTAGTCAGTTTGTTGTGTAGGATTCTGTTATCTATGTCTGGTAGAGATTACACCACAATAACCCATTTTCCCTACATAACAAAATGCTACAGTTAAATAAAGAGATACTGATTTATATCCAACAAACGTATGTTCTGAAAACTACTCTCAGTTTTGTCCTTACCACTGAATAGTTCTCTACGTTTTTCATTATTCTCCTATAACATGCCATTTTAATTGGTTGAAGGGTGTTCTTGTCCGCCGGGTTGAGCCTACAGCTCCAGCCAGCAGTGTTCTGCGAAAGGTAAAGTGCATCTGCATCTCTTAGATGGAGTTCATAGACTTGCTACCTTTAGGTTTTCTTCGCGCAAATGAATCTTTCTGAATTAATAGTTACCAGAACGGTATTTGCTACATTTGCTTCCTTTTTAAGCTGATCAGGTGTTTGTTTTTCTCCAGGGAGATGTGATAACAAGTTTCGATGGTGTTTCGGTAGGATGTGAAGGAACAGTACCATTTCGGTCCACTGAGCGAATTGCTTTCCGCTACCTCACAAGTCAAAAGTAAGTGCTTTATCTTATTCCTCACAAGTACTATCATTTTCTTAATCATCTTGAAGTGCTTTTCCTAACCTTATTAATTTATTTATGTTCTGTTCTAGTGCAGAACATTTTTTTTCACCAGTTTCTAGTGGTCTGAAATTTCATAATGGCACAATACCACAAATCTATATTTTGACAGCCATAACCAGTGGGCTTTGTTTCAACATGTGTACAGATGCATATAGATGTCACATTCTCTGTCATTTGTATGGATGGGTAAAATGAAAATCATGCAATCACCCATTGACATGTTTCTATTTCATGTTACCTTCTGAACCTTCATTAGTGATTCAGTAGTGCAAAATCATGGAGAACTAAGCAGTCTTTTATTATATGTGCACTGTTCTTCATTTGCCTAAAACCCTTGTGTAATGCCTACGAAGCTCCCTCTTGATCTGAATACCAAAGTTACAAGCCTTTTCCATCTGAGGCATTGCAATTTTGTTCCATTAATCTGTATGTGGATCATATGAATTTGACACTAGTGACATCCTTTAACATCTGAAGAAAATAAAATGTTCCAACATGATAGCATGAACTGCACTAAACAATGTTATTTTATTAATCAGGTATGCAGGTGATGTTGCCCAACTAGGTATCATTCGGGGAGGCAACATCATGAAAGTGCAAACCATTTTGCATCCAAGAAAACATTTGGTAAGACACTGTAACCCTTGATCATTTCATGGGCTAAAACTAGAAATGTAAAAATTTCACCGATTTCACAATTTTCTTCATCCTCAAATAAGGTGCCATTCAATGTTGATGGGGGTCAACCTTCTTACCTGATAGTTGCCGGCCTTGTCTTCACGCCTTTAACAGAACCATTTATAGAGTAAGTAACCAACTATTTCCTCTTTCA encodes:
- the LOC119325099 gene encoding protease Do-like 2, chloroplastic; its protein translation is MAALAALFASPALPFPSTSASSSPSCSCRFRPGVACAPRHPPASRRVTRRFDEVEEASKKRRGGGIGGGGGGGGGGGSLASSTRKDKGLSVDFKESQVADFEDLEEDKFLNAVVKVYCTHIRPDYGLPWQKQRQHSSTGSAFMIGDNKLLTNAHCVEHDTQIKVKRRGDDKKYVAKVLARGTECDLAMLSVENEEFWRGTEPLQLGRLPCLQDSVTVVGYPLGGDTISVTKGVVSRIEVTPYAHGTSDLLGVQIDAAINAGNSGGPAFNEQGECIGVAFQVFRSDEAENIGYVIPTTVVSHFLNDYRKNGKYTGFPCLGVLLQKLENPALRESLKVPSSEGVLVRRVEPTAPASSVLRKGDVITSFDGVSVGCEGTVPFRSTERIAFRYLTSQKYAGDVAQLGIIRGGNIMKVQTILHPRKHLVPFNVDGGQPSYLIVAGLVFTPLTEPFIEEECEDTLGLKLLAKARYSLSTFEGEQIVIVSQVLANDVNIGYEHMGNQQVIKLNGTMIKNIHHLAHLVDTCQDKFLTFEFEDDFLVVLDREEAAAASSDIQKEHAIPSVRSLDLSEPYVDTNHDVQNQGEDFGDSPVTNFELGVDCLLWA